The Microbulbifer hydrolyticus genome has a segment encoding these proteins:
- a CDS encoding NADH:ubiquinone reductase (Na(+)-transporting) subunit D, translating to MKLKDTLLEPIFNNNPIALQILGICSALAVTSSLAVTLVMCIALTTVTAFSNLSVSLIRKQIPNSIRIIVQMTVIASLVIVVDQILKAYAYDISKQLSVFVGLIITNCIVMGRAEAFAMKHGPKDSFFDGIGNGLGYSVILIGLAVVRELFGAGKLFGIELLSTVNNGGWYVPNGMLLLPPSAFFLIGLFIWAIRTWKPAQVEEDEFKITSNSKVPLAQQEA from the coding sequence ATGAAATTGAAAGACACTCTGCTGGAGCCGATTTTCAACAATAACCCCATCGCGTTGCAGATCCTCGGTATCTGTTCCGCGCTGGCGGTCACCAGCTCGCTGGCGGTCACCCTGGTGATGTGTATTGCATTGACCACGGTAACTGCGTTCTCGAACCTGTCGGTCTCTCTGATCCGGAAACAGATTCCCAACAGCATTCGGATCATCGTACAGATGACCGTAATTGCATCGCTGGTAATCGTGGTGGATCAGATCCTGAAGGCATACGCCTACGACATCTCCAAGCAGCTGTCGGTATTTGTTGGCCTGATCATCACCAACTGTATCGTAATGGGCCGCGCGGAAGCCTTCGCCATGAAGCACGGTCCCAAGGACAGCTTCTTCGACGGTATTGGCAACGGCCTGGGTTATAGCGTCATCCTGATTGGCCTCGCGGTTGTCCGCGAACTCTTCGGCGCTGGCAAACTGTTTGGTATTGAACTCCTGTCTACCGTGAACAACGGCGGCTGGTACGTACCGAACGGTATGCTGCTGCTGCCGCCGAGCGCATTCTTCCTGATCGGTCTGTTCATCTGGGCAATCCGTACCTGGAAGCCTGCGCAGGTGGAAGAGGACGAATTCAAGATTACGTCCAACTCTAAAGTGCCGCTGGCACAACAGGAGGCCTGA
- a CDS encoding Na(+)-translocating NADH-quinone reductase subunit A, which translates to MRKIRRGLDLPISGAPEQVIYDGPAAKTVAVIGPDYNGMKPTMAVAEGDSVKLGQLLFTDKKTEGVRYTAPAAGRVVAVNRGARRVLQSVVIEVEGDEAEQFASYSADKLADLTDEQVRVNLVESGLWTALRTRPYSKVPALDAQPSALFINAMDTNPLAADPVLVIAEQRDAFSQGVEILSKLAEKTFVCTAPDADIPVPSAASVQREAFAGPHPAGLSGTHIHFLHPVKPGRQVWTIGYQDVIAIGKLFETGKLFTDRVVALGGPQVTKPRLLRTRLGADLTALTAGETTGDDNRVISGSVFGGRTAAGPLAYLGRYHNQVSVLQEGRERPMLHYFTPGANRFSVLPIYISRLTNKLFNFTTSTNGSERALMPIGTYERVVPLNILPTQLLRALIVGDTQVAQQLGALELDEEDVALCTFVCPGKYDFGPILRDNLTRIEKEG; encoded by the coding sequence ATGAGAAAGATCCGTCGGGGATTGGATTTACCCATATCCGGCGCGCCCGAGCAGGTCATCTATGATGGCCCAGCAGCCAAGACTGTCGCGGTGATTGGTCCCGATTACAACGGGATGAAGCCCACCATGGCAGTTGCGGAAGGGGATAGCGTCAAACTCGGACAGCTGCTGTTCACCGATAAGAAAACCGAAGGGGTTCGCTACACCGCACCGGCCGCTGGCCGCGTGGTTGCCGTCAACCGCGGTGCCCGTCGCGTGCTGCAGTCTGTGGTAATCGAGGTGGAAGGCGATGAAGCTGAGCAATTCGCCAGCTACAGCGCCGACAAGCTGGCTGACCTGACCGATGAGCAGGTTCGCGTGAACCTGGTGGAATCCGGTCTGTGGACGGCCCTGCGTACCCGTCCATACAGCAAGGTGCCGGCGCTCGACGCCCAGCCGTCTGCGCTCTTCATCAACGCCATGGACACCAATCCGCTGGCGGCTGACCCGGTCTTGGTCATTGCCGAGCAGCGCGACGCGTTCAGCCAGGGCGTTGAAATCCTGTCCAAACTGGCCGAGAAGACCTTCGTGTGCACCGCACCGGACGCCGATATCCCGGTGCCGAGCGCAGCCAGCGTCCAGCGCGAAGCGTTTGCCGGCCCGCACCCGGCCGGTCTCTCCGGAACCCATATCCACTTCCTGCACCCGGTCAAGCCCGGACGCCAGGTGTGGACCATCGGTTACCAGGACGTGATTGCCATCGGCAAGCTGTTCGAAACCGGCAAGCTGTTCACCGACCGTGTGGTTGCCCTGGGTGGCCCGCAGGTGACCAAGCCGCGTCTGCTGCGCACCCGTCTCGGTGCCGATCTGACAGCGCTGACTGCCGGTGAAACCACAGGTGACGACAACCGCGTGATTTCCGGTTCCGTATTTGGCGGTCGCACCGCCGCGGGTCCGCTGGCCTACCTGGGTCGCTATCACAACCAGGTGAGCGTGCTGCAAGAGGGCCGCGAGCGCCCGATGCTGCATTACTTCACTCCCGGTGCGAACCGCTTCTCCGTGCTGCCGATCTATATCAGCCGTCTGACGAACAAGCTGTTCAACTTCACCACCAGTACCAATGGTTCCGAGCGTGCACTGATGCCGATCGGCACCTACGAGCGCGTGGTACCCCTGAACATCCTGCCGACCCAGCTGCTGCGCGCGCTGATCGTTGGCGATACTCAGGTGGCCCAGCAGTTGGGTGCTCTGGAGCTGGACGAAGAAGACGTGGCACTGTGCACCTTCGTGTGCCCGGGCAAGTACGACTTCGGTCCCATTTTGCGGGACAACCTCACCCGTATTGAGAAGGAGGGTTAA
- a CDS encoding Na(+)-translocating NADH-quinone reductase subunit C, with the protein MANKDSVKGTLIVALVLCIVCSVVVSTAAVMLKPKQEANAELDMKKNVLLAGGLISPDQTSRKAIEEAFGNVTIKYVDLNTGKFTDEAPAGGSGRAAAKIASASEKLPAEEDTAKIIRRENTKEVYLVEKGGELQRIILPVRGYGLWGQLYGFLALENDLKTVAGLGFYEHKETPGLGGEVDNPRWKAQWEGKEVYDADGNVDIAVIKGSVDANTPNAEHKVDGLSGATLTSKGVNNLVNFWLGGQGYGPFLKNLKAGEA; encoded by the coding sequence GTGGCTAATAAAGATTCTGTAAAAGGTACTCTGATTGTCGCACTGGTCCTGTGTATCGTCTGTTCTGTGGTGGTCTCCACCGCGGCAGTGATGCTCAAGCCCAAGCAAGAGGCGAATGCCGAGCTGGACATGAAGAAGAACGTACTGCTCGCTGGTGGCCTGATCTCTCCGGATCAGACCAGCCGCAAGGCGATCGAAGAAGCGTTCGGCAATGTCACCATCAAGTACGTCGACCTGAATACTGGCAAATTCACCGATGAAGCGCCGGCAGGTGGTAGCGGCCGTGCCGCTGCCAAGATCGCCAGCGCCAGTGAAAAGCTGCCTGCGGAAGAGGACACTGCCAAGATCATCCGCCGTGAAAACACCAAAGAGGTGTACCTGGTGGAAAAGGGCGGTGAACTGCAGCGCATCATCCTGCCGGTTCGCGGCTACGGCCTTTGGGGCCAGCTGTACGGCTTCCTGGCGCTCGAGAATGATCTGAAGACTGTTGCTGGTCTCGGCTTCTACGAGCACAAGGAAACCCCGGGACTGGGTGGCGAAGTGGACAACCCGCGCTGGAAAGCTCAGTGGGAAGGCAAAGAGGTTTACGATGCGGATGGCAACGTAGACATCGCCGTCATCAAGGGCAGCGTTGATGCCAACACGCCGAACGCTGAGCACAAGGTAGACGGCCTGTCCGGTGCCACGCTCACCAGTAAGGGCGTCAACAACCTGGTTAACTTCTGGCTGGGCGGCCAGGGTTACGGTCCCTTCTTGAAAAACCTTAAAGCAGGGGAGGCGTAA
- the nqrE gene encoding NADH:ubiquinone reductase (Na(+)-transporting) subunit E — protein MEHFISLIIRAVFVENMALAFFLGMCTFLAVSKKVEAAVGLGVAVVVVLTITVPVNNLIYTYLLKDGALAWAGYPDVDLSFLGLLSYIGVIAALVQILEMFLDKYVPALYNALGVFLPLITVNCAIMGASLFMVEREYNFGESVAYGFGAGLGWALAITALAGIREKLKYSDVPNGLKGLGITFITVGLMSLGFMSFGGIDI, from the coding sequence ATGGAACACTTTATTTCTCTGATCATTCGCGCCGTTTTCGTTGAAAACATGGCGCTGGCCTTCTTCCTCGGGATGTGTACTTTCCTCGCGGTATCCAAGAAGGTCGAAGCGGCGGTTGGTCTCGGTGTTGCGGTTGTTGTAGTACTGACCATCACCGTTCCGGTTAACAACCTGATTTACACCTACCTGCTGAAAGACGGCGCGCTGGCCTGGGCTGGTTACCCGGACGTGGACCTTAGCTTCCTCGGCCTGCTGTCTTACATCGGTGTTATTGCTGCACTGGTACAGATCCTGGAGATGTTCCTGGATAAATATGTACCGGCGCTCTACAACGCCCTCGGTGTATTCCTGCCGCTGATTACCGTGAACTGCGCCATCATGGGTGCGTCTCTGTTCATGGTGGAGCGCGAATACAATTTTGGTGAATCTGTCGCTTACGGCTTCGGTGCTGGCCTTGGCTGGGCACTGGCGATTACCGCTCTCGCCGGTATTCGTGAAAAGCTCAAGTACAGCGATGTGCCGAACGGTCTGAAAGGCCTGGGTATCACCTTCATTACCGTTGGTCTCATGTCGCTGGGCTTCATGTCCTTCGGCGGCATCGATATCTAA
- a CDS encoding glyceraldehyde-3-phosphate dehydrogenase, with amino-acid sequence MIPMIGKLNRESNVGIYMYGQNLVNRSVLSIMKAHRFVRQVEENELSEFETYPVLEAICKLDLGPVHIDLGTLTNKYMRDQRGLSIDEFVREELSDASGAGTPLPQPQDVVIYGFGRIGRLVARLLIEKAGSGDVLRLRAIVLRKGGADNDLVKRASLLRRDSVHGAFNGTIRVDEETSTLICNGNEVKVIYANSPQEVDYTQYGINNALIVDSTGVWRDEEGLSQHLESKGAAKVLLTAPGKGDLKNIVYGINNGEITSDDKILSAASCTTNAIVPVLKAMMDKYGVQHGHVETVHAYTNDQNLIDNYHKGERRGRSAALNMVLTETGAAKAVAKALPELKGKLTGNAIRVPTPNVSMAILNLRLGQETNKEELNEYMRDVALHSPLRQQIDFTNSPEVVSSDFVGSRRACVFDSIATIVEGDNAVLYCWYDNEFGYSCQVVRCLEDMAGVRYEVFPKKD; translated from the coding sequence ATGATTCCGATGATTGGTAAGCTCAACCGGGAAAGCAACGTCGGCATTTATATGTACGGCCAAAACCTGGTGAACCGCTCCGTTCTCAGCATCATGAAAGCCCACCGCTTCGTGCGTCAGGTGGAAGAGAATGAGCTGTCCGAGTTTGAGACCTATCCGGTGCTGGAGGCCATCTGCAAACTGGACCTGGGTCCGGTTCACATCGATCTGGGTACCCTGACCAACAAATACATGCGCGACCAGCGCGGCCTCTCCATCGATGAGTTTGTCCGCGAAGAGCTGTCCGACGCCAGTGGTGCGGGCACGCCGCTGCCGCAGCCCCAGGACGTGGTGATCTACGGTTTCGGCCGTATCGGCCGTCTCGTCGCACGCCTGCTGATCGAAAAGGCCGGCAGTGGCGACGTGTTGCGCCTGCGCGCCATCGTGCTGCGCAAGGGCGGGGCTGACAATGACCTGGTCAAGCGCGCGTCTCTGCTGCGTCGCGACTCCGTACACGGTGCCTTCAACGGTACCATCCGCGTCGATGAAGAGACCAGCACCCTGATCTGTAACGGCAACGAAGTGAAGGTCATCTACGCCAATTCCCCGCAGGAAGTGGATTACACGCAGTACGGCATCAACAACGCGCTGATCGTGGATAGTACCGGCGTATGGCGAGACGAAGAAGGCCTGTCCCAGCACCTCGAGAGCAAGGGCGCGGCAAAGGTGCTGCTGACTGCTCCGGGCAAGGGCGACCTGAAGAATATCGTGTACGGCATCAATAACGGTGAAATCACGTCCGACGACAAGATCCTGTCTGCGGCCTCCTGTACCACCAACGCCATCGTGCCGGTATTGAAGGCGATGATGGACAAGTACGGCGTGCAGCACGGCCACGTGGAGACGGTTCACGCCTACACCAACGACCAGAACCTGATCGACAACTACCACAAGGGCGAGCGTCGCGGCCGTTCGGCGGCCCTGAACATGGTGCTGACCGAGACCGGTGCCGCCAAAGCGGTGGCCAAGGCGCTGCCTGAGCTCAAAGGCAAGCTCACTGGCAATGCCATCCGGGTGCCGACTCCGAACGTCTCCATGGCGATCCTGAACCTGCGCCTCGGGCAGGAGACCAACAAGGAAGAGCTGAACGAGTACATGCGCGATGTGGCGCTGCACTCGCCGCTGCGACAGCAGATCGACTTTACCAATTCCCCGGAAGTGGTCTCCAGCGACTTCGTAGGCTCCCGTCGCGCCTGTGTATTTGACTCCATTGCCACCATCGTTGAAGGCGACAATGCGGTGCTGTACTGCTGGTACGACAATGAGTTCGGCTACAGCTGCCAGGTAGTTCGCTGCCTGGAAGACATGGCCGGCGTGCGTTACGAGGTCTTCCCGAAGAAGGACTGA
- a CDS encoding CsiV family protein: MTLTKKQVTNRLKQLTGAALLTLCTAGAEAAGYAGTQFEIEMVVFARESGMSQSRETWPAVPQLAYDSHWVDFNTPSESDPTVPALQPVPSQLDNKVAALKRSSGYQVLFHKTWRQVLQTERNAPAVLVSGGTRDGNHHQLEGSVTLSVSRYLHLSTDLWLSEWLPETTGAPGSGFSAPASVNVSAAGTEAPKGISVPTRPRATMTVADTLASDEPMDLGSSAQNNREYGFSETSGYSTAADSAVFGNDNHSEPEALEPASKLAARVAVLNEQRRLRSGELHYIDHPKLGVLIEVRTVQEPEEEESLETAP; this comes from the coding sequence ATGACCCTTACCAAAAAGCAGGTCACAAATCGGCTGAAACAACTGACCGGGGCTGCACTGCTCACGCTGTGCACCGCCGGCGCCGAGGCGGCCGGCTACGCAGGCACCCAGTTTGAAATTGAGATGGTGGTATTTGCCCGCGAGAGCGGCATGAGCCAGTCCCGTGAAACCTGGCCCGCCGTGCCCCAGCTCGCGTACGACAGCCACTGGGTAGACTTCAACACCCCTTCCGAAAGTGACCCGACCGTTCCGGCCCTGCAGCCGGTACCCAGTCAGCTGGATAACAAAGTGGCAGCGCTGAAGCGATCGTCCGGATACCAGGTGCTCTTTCACAAAACTTGGCGACAGGTATTGCAGACCGAGCGCAATGCCCCCGCGGTGCTGGTGAGCGGTGGAACCCGGGACGGAAACCATCACCAGCTGGAGGGCAGCGTGACCCTGAGCGTTTCACGCTACCTGCACCTGAGCACCGACCTTTGGCTGAGTGAATGGTTGCCGGAAACCACTGGCGCCCCTGGGTCCGGCTTCAGCGCGCCAGCATCCGTGAATGTCTCCGCGGCTGGAACCGAAGCACCGAAAGGAATTTCGGTACCCACGCGCCCACGAGCCACTATGACCGTCGCCGACACACTGGCCAGTGATGAGCCCATGGATCTCGGCAGCTCCGCGCAGAACAACCGCGAGTACGGGTTCAGTGAGACCAGTGGCTACAGCACAGCGGCTGACTCCGCAGTATTTGGCAACGACAACCATTCCGAGCCCGAAGCGCTGGAGCCGGCCTCCAAACTGGCCGCGCGCGTCGCGGTGTTGAATGAACAGCGCCGCCTTCGCAGTGGCGAGCTGCACTATATCGACCACCCCAAGCTGGGCGTACTGATCGAAGTGCGGACTGTCCAGGAGCCCGAGGAGGAAGAGTCTCTGGAGACCGCTCCCTGA
- a CDS encoding NADH:ubiquinone reductase (Na(+)-transporting) subunit B, with amino-acid sequence MLRKLLDSMEPHFHKGGKYEKFYALYEAIDTGLFQPADRTKTTAHVRDGIDLKRIMITVWACALIPMFYGMWNVGFQANSIIAGMENVDLSGWRHAIIGALSSYDPNSGWDNFVHGAMYFLPIYAVTFIVGGIWEVLFAAVRGHEVNEGFFVTSILFALTCPPDLPLWMVAMGISFGVVIGKEVFGGTGKNFLNPALTGRAFLFFAYPAAMSGDAVWTAVDGYTGATALSVLASEGIQNGAVGVPTGQLTWMDAFLGNMHGSIGETSTLAMLIAGVILIGMKIASWRIVAGTLLGMMATATLFNMIGSESNAMFGVPWYWHLVVGGFAFGLIFMTTDPVSAAMTDAGRWWYGILIGVMCVLIRVVNPAFPEGMMLAILFANLFAPLFDHFVVQSHIKRRLARG; translated from the coding sequence ATGTTGCGCAAACTACTCGACTCCATGGAGCCGCATTTCCACAAGGGCGGCAAATACGAAAAGTTCTACGCGCTGTACGAAGCGATCGACACCGGTCTCTTCCAGCCCGCTGACCGCACCAAAACCACGGCTCATGTGCGCGACGGTATCGACCTGAAACGCATCATGATCACTGTGTGGGCGTGTGCCCTGATCCCGATGTTCTACGGTATGTGGAACGTGGGCTTCCAGGCCAACAGCATCATCGCCGGCATGGAAAACGTGGACCTGAGCGGATGGCGCCACGCCATCATCGGCGCTCTGTCCAGCTACGATCCCAATAGCGGCTGGGACAACTTCGTCCACGGTGCCATGTACTTCCTGCCCATCTACGCGGTGACCTTCATCGTCGGTGGTATCTGGGAAGTCCTGTTCGCGGCGGTACGTGGCCACGAAGTAAATGAAGGTTTCTTCGTAACCTCCATTCTGTTCGCGCTGACCTGTCCGCCGGACCTGCCCTTGTGGATGGTCGCGATGGGCATCAGCTTCGGTGTGGTGATCGGTAAGGAAGTATTCGGTGGTACCGGTAAAAACTTCCTGAACCCGGCACTGACCGGCCGTGCTTTCCTGTTCTTTGCCTATCCGGCCGCCATGTCTGGCGACGCTGTGTGGACCGCCGTTGACGGTTACACCGGTGCAACCGCGCTGTCCGTACTGGCCAGTGAGGGCATCCAGAACGGTGCCGTTGGCGTGCCCACCGGACAGCTGACCTGGATGGACGCGTTCCTGGGCAACATGCACGGTTCTATCGGTGAGACTTCCACCCTGGCCATGCTGATTGCCGGTGTCATCCTGATCGGCATGAAGATTGCGAGCTGGCGTATCGTTGCCGGTACCCTGCTGGGCATGATGGCGACTGCGACCCTGTTCAACATGATCGGCTCCGAGAGCAATGCGATGTTCGGTGTGCCCTGGTACTGGCACCTGGTAGTGGGCGGCTTCGCCTTCGGCCTGATCTTCATGACTACCGACCCGGTGTCTGCTGCCATGACCGATGCCGGTCGCTGGTGGTACGGCATTCTCATCGGCGTGATGTGTGTATTGATCCGCGTGGTGAACCCGGCATTCCCGGAAGGCATGATGCTGGCGATCCTGTTCGCCAATCTGTTCGCGCCGCTGTTTGACCACTTCGTTGTGCAGTCCCATATCAAACGGAGGTTGGCACGTGGCTAA
- the mfd gene encoding transcription-repair coupling factor, producing MSQFPPLSPPAFHSQNDRQFWGQLHGASAALAILTAAKSSSAPTLLIARNSQEAHQLELQLKFFNKSRRDGGDAEHGGELQIFQFPDWEILPYDTFSPHQDIISDRLATLYRLPQMKSGIVIAPVSTLLHRLAPKDYVAGNALILKEGQKFDLDSQRRLLEQAGYHCVDTVYEHGEFAVRGALMDIFPMGSSLPYRIDLFDDEIESLRTFDPEDQRTVDKVDQIHLLPAREFPMHKPALAKFLERWHEQFDCDPGPVSIYQDISAGIAPAGIEYYLPLFFDRCASLFDYLPDGSQAFIQGDLQQPVESFWRETDNRYKSRCGDLTRPILEPRQVLLDIDEFYGALKSLPRAFFSSETLPETAGNYNFASVEPPRLPVDGKSDQPLKALEAYLMEYDGRVLFCAESGGRREALLELLSGIRLKPKTFDGWQSFLDSDDQYGITVAPIDIGLQLQDPPLNLIAEPQLFGDRVLQQRRRRKAKEDADNAVKNLAELRIGAPVVHIDHGVGRYKGLQSLDIDGQQAEFLTLVYGDGAKLYVPVANLHLISRYSGADEELAPLHKLGSETWQKAKRKAAEKVRDAAAELLDIYARREARVGHAFGDPGVAYREFTAGFPFEETPDQQLAIESVVGDMLSDKPMDRLVCGDVGFGKTEVAMRAAFVAAHGGKQVAMLVPTTLLAQQHFQSLQDRFADWPITIEVISRFRSNKEVEAIKQRVADGKVDILVGTHKLLQSDLKFKNLGLLIIDEEHRFGVRQKEKLKSLRSEVDILNLTATPIPRTLNMAMAGIRDLSVIATPPARRLSVKTFVRERDDALIKEAILREILRGGQVYFLHNEVKSIERIAREIQELVPEARIGTGHGQMRERELEQVMSDFYHKRFNVLVCTTIIETGIDIPNANTILIERADKFGLAQLHQLRGRVGRSHHQAYAYLLTPNKRAMTNDAVKRLEAISEAQDLGAGFTLATHDLEIRGAGELLGEDQSGQIQSVGFNLYMEMLDHAVKAIREGRTPNIDEPLESPAVDVNLRVPALIPEDYLPDVHSRLIMYKRIANAEDSAALKELQVEMIDRFGLLPEPLKHLFRITEIKLSANKMGIRKLEASATGGRIEFADNANVDPLTLVKLVQSRPTTYRLQGANQLNFVLDESGPEQRLQQVNEVLQQLSQ from the coding sequence ATGAGTCAATTCCCCCCTTTGTCCCCACCCGCTTTTCACTCGCAGAATGACCGGCAATTCTGGGGCCAGTTGCACGGCGCGAGCGCCGCTCTGGCGATCCTCACTGCGGCCAAAAGCAGTAGTGCCCCCACCCTGCTGATCGCACGCAACAGCCAGGAAGCCCACCAACTTGAGCTTCAGCTGAAATTTTTTAACAAGTCGCGGCGAGATGGGGGAGACGCTGAGCACGGTGGAGAGCTGCAGATTTTCCAGTTCCCGGACTGGGAAATTCTCCCCTACGACACCTTTTCGCCACACCAGGACATTATCTCGGACCGGCTCGCCACCCTGTACCGGTTGCCGCAAATGAAAAGCGGCATTGTCATCGCCCCGGTGAGCACCCTGCTCCACAGGCTGGCCCCCAAGGACTACGTCGCCGGCAATGCGCTGATCCTGAAAGAAGGACAAAAGTTCGATCTCGACAGCCAGCGCCGACTGCTCGAACAGGCCGGCTACCACTGCGTCGATACCGTATACGAGCACGGTGAATTTGCCGTGCGTGGTGCGCTCATGGATATTTTCCCCATGGGGAGCAGCCTGCCCTATCGCATTGACCTGTTCGATGACGAGATAGAATCCCTGCGCACCTTTGACCCGGAAGACCAGCGCACAGTGGACAAGGTGGACCAGATTCACCTGCTGCCCGCGCGTGAATTCCCTATGCACAAGCCCGCGCTGGCAAAGTTCCTGGAGCGCTGGCACGAACAGTTCGATTGCGACCCGGGGCCGGTCTCCATCTACCAGGACATCAGTGCCGGTATTGCGCCGGCGGGCATCGAGTATTATCTGCCGCTGTTTTTCGACCGCTGCGCAAGCCTGTTTGACTACCTGCCGGACGGCAGCCAGGCCTTTATCCAGGGTGACCTGCAGCAACCGGTAGAATCTTTCTGGCGAGAAACCGACAACCGCTACAAGAGCCGCTGCGGCGACCTCACCCGTCCGATTCTGGAGCCCCGTCAGGTCCTGCTGGATATCGACGAGTTTTACGGCGCACTGAAATCCTTGCCGCGCGCCTTCTTTTCATCAGAAACCCTTCCCGAGACGGCGGGCAACTACAATTTTGCCAGCGTCGAGCCGCCGCGCCTGCCGGTAGACGGCAAATCCGATCAGCCACTCAAGGCACTCGAAGCCTACCTGATGGAATACGATGGCCGCGTGCTGTTCTGTGCGGAGAGTGGCGGTCGACGGGAAGCACTGCTCGAGCTGCTGAGCGGCATTCGCCTTAAGCCCAAAACATTCGATGGCTGGCAGAGTTTCCTCGACAGCGACGACCAGTACGGTATTACCGTTGCCCCGATCGATATCGGTTTACAGCTGCAGGATCCACCGCTGAACCTGATCGCAGAGCCGCAACTGTTCGGCGATCGCGTACTGCAGCAGCGCCGTCGCAGAAAGGCCAAGGAAGATGCGGATAACGCGGTAAAAAACCTGGCCGAACTGCGTATCGGCGCACCGGTGGTACATATCGACCACGGTGTCGGTCGTTACAAAGGGCTGCAGAGCCTCGATATCGACGGCCAGCAGGCGGAATTCCTGACGCTGGTGTATGGGGACGGTGCCAAGCTCTATGTACCCGTTGCCAACCTCCATCTGATCAGCCGCTACTCCGGTGCCGATGAAGAGCTCGCACCGCTGCACAAACTGGGCAGTGAAACCTGGCAAAAGGCCAAGCGCAAAGCGGCGGAAAAAGTCCGCGATGCGGCCGCGGAACTGCTGGACATCTACGCGCGCCGCGAAGCCCGCGTGGGCCATGCCTTCGGCGACCCGGGTGTGGCTTACCGCGAATTCACTGCTGGCTTTCCGTTTGAAGAAACCCCCGACCAGCAGCTCGCCATCGAGTCTGTGGTGGGCGATATGCTGTCAGACAAGCCCATGGACCGGCTGGTATGTGGCGATGTGGGCTTCGGCAAAACCGAAGTGGCGATGCGCGCGGCCTTTGTCGCCGCCCACGGTGGTAAACAGGTCGCTATGCTGGTACCCACCACCCTGCTCGCCCAGCAGCATTTCCAGTCACTACAGGACCGCTTCGCCGACTGGCCGATTACCATCGAGGTGATCTCCCGCTTCCGCAGCAACAAAGAGGTGGAGGCCATCAAGCAGCGCGTTGCCGATGGCAAGGTGGACATCCTGGTCGGTACCCACAAGCTGCTACAGAGCGACCTGAAGTTCAAAAATCTGGGACTGCTCATTATCGATGAGGAGCACCGTTTCGGGGTGCGCCAGAAAGAAAAGCTGAAGAGCCTGCGCTCGGAGGTCGACATCCTGAACCTGACCGCCACCCCGATTCCGCGCACGCTGAATATGGCCATGGCCGGCATCCGCGACCTCTCGGTAATCGCCACCCCGCCGGCGCGACGCCTGTCGGTAAAAACGTTCGTCCGCGAGCGAGACGACGCGCTTATCAAGGAAGCGATCCTGCGTGAGATCCTGCGCGGCGGCCAGGTCTATTTCCTGCACAACGAAGTAAAAAGCATCGAGCGCATCGCGCGGGAGATTCAGGAGCTGGTACCTGAAGCACGCATCGGCACCGGTCATGGACAGATGCGGGAGCGCGAGCTCGAGCAGGTGATGAGCGACTTCTACCACAAGCGCTTCAATGTACTGGTGTGCACGACCATCATCGAAACCGGGATCGATATCCCCAACGCCAACACCATCCTGATCGAGCGCGCCGACAAGTTTGGCCTCGCCCAGCTGCACCAGCTGCGCGGACGCGTTGGCCGCTCCCATCACCAGGCCTATGCGTACCTGCTAACCCCCAACAAACGGGCGATGACCAATGACGCGGTGAAGCGCCTGGAAGCCATCAGTGAGGCCCAGGACCTCGGCGCCGGGTTCACCCTGGCCACCCACGACCTGGAAATCCGCGGTGCCGGGGAATTACTCGGTGAGGATCAGAGTGGCCAGATCCAGAGCGTCGGCTTCAACCTGTACATGGAGATGCTGGACCACGCGGTGAAAGCTATCCGCGAGGGCCGTACCCCCAATATCGACGAACCACTGGAATCACCTGCCGTCGACGTGAACCTGCGGGTACCCGCGCTGATCCCGGAAGACTACCTGCCGGACGTGCACAGCCGCCTGATCATGTACAAACGCATTGCCAACGCAGAAGACAGCGCGGCTCTGAAGGAGCTACAGGTGGAGATGATCGACCGCTTTGGCCTGCTGCCAGAGCCGCTCAAGCACCTGTTCCGGATCACCGAGATCAAGCTCAGCGCCAATAAAATGGGGATCCGCAAGCTGGAGGCCTCCGCCACTGGTGGCCGCATCGAGTTCGCCGACAACGCCAATGTAGACCCGCTGACGCTGGTAAAACTGGTGCAGTCACGCCCGACCACCTACCGGCTGCAGGGCGCCAACCAGCTGAATTTCGTGCTGGATGAGAGTGGCCCGGAGCAGCGCCTGCAGCAGGTGAACGAGGTATTGCAACAGCTGTCTCAGTAG